The Stappia sp. genome window below encodes:
- the ftsE gene encoding cell division ATP-binding protein FtsE translates to MIRFENVGLRYGMGPEVLRDLTFEIEPQSFQFLTGPSGAGKTSLMRLLFLSLSPTRGLIKAFGKDTSVLDKSQIPALRRRIGIVFQDFRLLDHLTTYENVALPLRVSGQEEGQYRSDVVELLKWVGLGERMHVLPPVLSGGEKQRAAIARALITRPELLLADEPTGNVDPPLARRLLRLFIELNRLGTSVVIATHDLALMDQVHARRMELAEGRVRIHD, encoded by the coding sequence GTGATCCGATTCGAAAACGTTGGGCTGCGCTACGGCATGGGGCCGGAAGTCCTGCGCGACCTGACCTTCGAGATTGAGCCGCAGTCCTTCCAGTTCCTGACCGGTCCGTCGGGGGCGGGCAAGACCAGCCTCATGCGGCTGCTGTTCCTGTCGCTGTCGCCGACGCGCGGGCTGATCAAGGCCTTCGGCAAGGATACCTCCGTCCTCGACAAGAGCCAGATCCCGGCGCTGCGCCGGCGCATCGGCATCGTGTTTCAGGATTTCCGGCTTCTCGATCATCTGACCACCTATGAAAATGTGGCCCTGCCGCTGCGCGTGTCCGGCCAGGAAGAGGGCCAGTATCGCTCCGACGTGGTGGAACTGCTGAAGTGGGTCGGGCTCGGCGAGCGCATGCATGTGCTGCCGCCGGTGCTGTCGGGCGGGGAGAAGCAGCGCGCGGCGATCGCGCGCGCGCTCATCACCCGGCCGGAACTGCTGCTCGCCGACGAGCCGACCGGCAACGTCGATCCGCCGCTCGCGCGGCGGCTGCTGCGGTTGTTCATCGAGTTGAACCGGCTGGGCACCTCGGTGGTCATCGCGACCCACGATCTTGCGCTGATGGATCAGGTTCATGCCCGGCGCATGGAGCTTGCCGAGGGGCGGGTGCGTATCCATGACTGA
- the hpt gene encoding hypoxanthine phosphoribosyltransferase: MPDDIRTLFDETAIAARVEQMARDIAATDPQNLLVVAVLKGSFMFAADLVRAMHRVGLRPEMEFIHLSSYGAGTESREIRVLRDVESDVAGRDVILVDDILESGRTLAFARDRLTERGARSVHIAALLDKPMRRKSAISADYVGFDCPDRFVVGYGMDMGHKWRQLPFIGYVVQAPAADADV; the protein is encoded by the coding sequence ATGCCCGACGACATCCGCACGCTGTTCGACGAGACCGCCATCGCCGCGCGCGTCGAGCAGATGGCTCGCGACATCGCCGCGACCGACCCGCAGAACCTGCTGGTGGTCGCCGTGTTGAAGGGCAGTTTCATGTTCGCCGCCGATCTGGTGCGCGCGATGCACCGGGTCGGGCTGCGCCCCGAGATGGAGTTCATTCACCTCTCGAGCTATGGCGCCGGCACCGAGTCAAGGGAAATCCGGGTCTTGCGCGACGTGGAGAGCGATGTGGCCGGCCGCGATGTGATTCTCGTGGATGACATCCTGGAAAGTGGCCGGACGCTGGCCTTCGCACGCGACCGACTCACCGAGCGCGGCGCAAGATCCGTTCACATCGCGGCGCTGCTGGACAAGCCGATGCGCCGCAAATCCGCCATTTCCGCGGATTATGTCGGATTCGATTGTCCGGATCGATTCGTCGTCGGCTACGGGATGGACATGGGCCACAAATGGCGCCAGCTCCCGTTCATCGGCTACGTGGTCCAGGCGCCGGCGGCTGACGCGGACGTTTGA
- a CDS encoding TIGR02302 family protein produces MNQATPPGDPVRNPNSQSQDGGAEHAASTAGHAGLERAVWRASAALAWERAWPPLHSVLIVIAFYVGLSWLGLWALLPVWLSAPLALGFLVAALYVGRPLAGLRWPTRAEALTRIERETGLSHHPLVLLEDRLFDEGDTPLTRALWAAHRERARAALAALKAGTPRPDAFRRDPYGLRVVATLLLVVGFFTASGGHWQRLSPLDGADPGAAAAPVRLDAWITPPVYTGRAPIFLTGQAGALRDEARAVGAPEGSELIVRAQGVEALTAVLVRGETEVPLDPEMATSDAGPGSLRTTLRESADLEIRDGGRLLESWRIAVEPDAAPTIRLLDDPEEQISGALKLGYLTGDDHGVVAAAADIRPVRILGLDDDRPARPLVEAPSFPLSLPGGDTKTGAAETIRDLTSHPWAGSEVDLILSARDHAGQAGYSTPHRFTLPQRRFSKPLARAIVEQRRDLALDANAQLRVVDALDALMLAPERFIDDAKTYLGLNFARARLVAAQDDDGLREVVDLLWDLALTIEDGDLSLAERALRDAQEALRRALEEGASDEEIARLTQELREAMNEYFQALAEQMRQNPQAMQPMDPNAQNLQPQDLDEMLSRIEELARQGSREAARELLAQMQRMLENLQAGRPQMMPDGMTQDMMEALNELGEMIQRQQELMDRTNRFDQDNRSGQQPGQQQGQQRGQQPGQQPGDGQPMTPEQLAEALRQLQQGQGQLGEQLQQLMDQMAENGMPQNGDLGRAGEEMGNARDSLGEGQPGAAVGQQGNALEALRQGAQGLAEQMLGQGQGQGPGMAGRQGNPRDEDPLGRPRRNEGPDFGERVRVPDEIDVQRARRILEELRRRFSDPDRPMLELDYLERLLRSY; encoded by the coding sequence GTGAACCAGGCGACACCGCCGGGCGATCCCGTCCGAAACCCGAACAGCCAGTCGCAGGACGGCGGGGCGGAGCATGCCGCGTCGACCGCCGGGCACGCCGGGCTGGAGCGCGCCGTGTGGCGGGCCTCCGCAGCGCTTGCGTGGGAACGCGCCTGGCCGCCGCTGCACTCCGTTCTGATCGTCATCGCCTTCTATGTCGGCCTCTCCTGGCTCGGCCTGTGGGCGCTGCTTCCGGTCTGGCTGTCGGCGCCGCTTGCGCTCGGGTTTCTCGTCGCCGCGCTTTATGTGGGGCGTCCGCTCGCGGGTCTGCGCTGGCCGACCCGGGCCGAGGCGCTCACCCGGATCGAGCGCGAGACCGGACTTTCGCATCATCCGCTCGTGCTGCTCGAAGACCGACTGTTCGATGAGGGCGACACGCCGCTGACCCGGGCGCTGTGGGCGGCGCACCGCGAGAGGGCGCGTGCCGCGCTCGCCGCGCTCAAGGCGGGGACGCCGCGTCCCGATGCCTTCCGCCGCGATCCCTACGGCCTGCGCGTCGTCGCGACGCTCCTGCTCGTGGTCGGGTTCTTCACGGCCTCCGGCGGGCATTGGCAGCGCCTGTCGCCCCTCGACGGAGCGGACCCGGGGGCCGCGGCCGCGCCCGTGCGGCTCGATGCCTGGATCACGCCGCCGGTCTACACGGGGCGGGCGCCGATCTTTCTGACCGGTCAGGCCGGCGCCTTGCGCGACGAGGCAAGGGCGGTCGGAGCGCCGGAGGGCAGCGAACTGATCGTGCGCGCGCAAGGGGTCGAGGCGCTGACGGCGGTGCTGGTGCGCGGCGAGACGGAGGTTCCGCTCGACCCTGAAATGGCGACGTCCGATGCCGGGCCGGGCAGCCTGCGGACGACGCTGCGCGAAAGCGCGGATCTCGAGATCCGCGACGGCGGGCGGTTGCTGGAAAGCTGGCGCATCGCCGTGGAGCCGGACGCGGCGCCGACCATCCGCCTGCTCGACGATCCGGAGGAACAGATCAGCGGGGCGCTGAAGCTCGGTTATCTCACCGGCGACGATCACGGCGTGGTGGCGGCCGCGGCCGACATCCGCCCTGTCCGCATCCTGGGGCTCGACGACGACCGCCCGGCGCGGCCGCTCGTCGAGGCGCCGAGCTTTCCGCTGTCGCTGCCGGGCGGCGACACGAAGACCGGCGCGGCCGAAACGATCCGCGATCTCACCAGCCATCCCTGGGCGGGCTCCGAGGTCGACCTGATCCTGTCGGCGCGCGACCATGCCGGTCAGGCCGGCTACTCGACCCCGCATCGCTTCACGCTGCCGCAGCGCCGCTTTTCCAAGCCGCTGGCACGCGCCATCGTGGAGCAGCGGCGCGATCTGGCGCTCGACGCCAACGCCCAGCTGCGGGTTGTCGATGCGCTCGACGCGCTGATGCTGGCGCCGGAGCGCTTCATCGACGATGCCAAGACCTATCTGGGTCTGAATTTCGCGCGCGCCCGCCTCGTCGCGGCGCAGGACGACGATGGCTTGCGCGAGGTCGTCGACCTGCTCTGGGATCTCGCGCTCACCATCGAGGACGGCGACCTGTCGCTCGCGGAGCGGGCCTTGCGCGACGCGCAGGAAGCGCTGCGCCGGGCGCTGGAGGAGGGCGCCTCGGACGAGGAGATCGCGCGGCTGACGCAGGAGTTGCGCGAGGCGATGAACGAGTATTTCCAGGCGCTCGCCGAGCAGATGCGGCAGAACCCGCAGGCGATGCAGCCGATGGACCCGAACGCGCAGAACCTCCAGCCTCAGGATCTCGACGAGATGCTGTCGCGCATCGAGGAACTGGCGCGACAGGGCTCGCGCGAGGCGGCGCGCGAACTTCTCGCCCAGATGCAGCGCATGCTGGAAAACCTGCAGGCCGGGCGGCCGCAGATGATGCCCGACGGCATGACGCAGGACATGATGGAGGCCCTGAACGAGCTTGGCGAGATGATCCAGCGCCAGCAGGAACTGATGGACCGCACCAACCGCTTCGATCAGGACAACCGCTCGGGGCAGCAGCCGGGCCAGCAGCAGGGGCAACAGCGCGGGCAGCAGCCGGGCCAGCAGCCCGGAGACGGCCAGCCGATGACGCCGGAGCAACTGGCCGAGGCCTTGCGGCAGTTGCAGCAGGGGCAGGGCCAGCTCGGCGAACAGCTTCAGCAGCTGATGGATCAGATGGCCGAAAACGGCATGCCGCAGAACGGCGATCTGGGCCGGGCCGGAGAGGAGATGGGCAACGCCCGCGACAGTCTCGGCGAAGGCCAGCCCGGCGCGGCGGTCGGCCAGCAGGGCAATGCGCTGGAGGCGCTTCGCCAGGGCGCGCAGGGGCTTGCAGAGCAGATGCTCGGCCAGGGCCAGGGCCAGGGCCCCGGCATGGCCGGGCGGCAGGGCAACCCGCGCGACGAGGACCCGCTGGGGCGGCCGCGCCGCAACGAAGGTCCGGATTTCGGCGAGCGGGTGCGCGTGCCCGACGAGATCGACGTGCAGCGGGCGCGCCGGATTCTGGAGGAACTGCGTCGCCGCTTCTCCGATCCCGACCGTCCGATGCTCGAGCTCGACTATCTGGAGCGCCTGCTCAGGAGCTACTGA
- a CDS encoding zinc-ribbon domain-containing protein has product MKITCPDCSTSYEVSAKALGPKGRSVKCARCGTRWHAGGDDATDTISIETDLPAEAEATARPAQAQAQTQAQTRAMAMAGADAPPEDEAALDDAWASALAEDDTQESADAGAGAEATTGSDKAGETGETGDLDVFDMNDAPRDGGSDDAFDDPLADFDVDALADAAGPPAEAAPQPIDIETLAKKPKIQIRTKAPEPVLKRVAGAVARRARQVKPRRVVGALVFFAAIGSCALAIALRNPIVERMPDLAGLFALAGMEVNLRGLEFRDLRTFRELDNGTIVLVVEGAIENVNPQSTAVPALRFALRSEDAQEIYAWVVEPRLRWLDVGGSTRFRTRLSSPPDLAADIQVRFVERDRQQARL; this is encoded by the coding sequence ATGAAGATCACCTGCCCGGATTGCTCCACATCCTACGAGGTCAGCGCCAAGGCGCTCGGCCCCAAGGGGCGCAGCGTGAAATGCGCACGCTGCGGCACCCGGTGGCATGCCGGCGGCGACGACGCGACCGATACGATCTCCATAGAAACCGATCTTCCCGCCGAGGCGGAGGCAACCGCCCGCCCGGCCCAGGCCCAGGCCCAGACCCAGGCCCAGACCCGGGCGATGGCGATGGCCGGCGCGGACGCTCCCCCGGAGGATGAAGCGGCGCTGGACGACGCCTGGGCGAGCGCGCTTGCCGAGGACGACACGCAGGAGAGCGCGGACGCCGGCGCCGGGGCGGAAGCGACGACCGGGTCCGACAAGGCCGGCGAGACAGGCGAGACCGGCGACCTGGACGTGTTCGACATGAACGACGCTCCGCGCGATGGCGGAAGCGACGACGCCTTCGACGATCCCCTCGCGGACTTCGATGTCGACGCTCTCGCGGACGCCGCGGGCCCGCCCGCCGAGGCCGCGCCGCAGCCCATCGACATCGAGACGCTGGCCAAGAAGCCGAAGATCCAGATCAGGACCAAGGCGCCGGAACCGGTGCTCAAGCGGGTCGCGGGCGCGGTGGCGCGCCGGGCGCGGCAGGTCAAGCCGCGCCGGGTCGTCGGGGCGCTGGTGTTCTTTGCCGCGATCGGCAGTTGCGCGCTGGCGATCGCGCTGCGCAATCCGATCGTGGAGCGCATGCCGGACCTGGCCGGGCTGTTCGCCCTGGCGGGCATGGAGGTCAATCTGCGCGGGCTCGAGTTCCGCGACCTGCGCACCTTCCGGGAACTGGACAACGGCACCATCGTGCTCGTCGTGGAAGGCGCGATCGAGAACGTCAATCCGCAAAGCACGGCCGTGCCCGCCTTGCGATTCGCGTTGCGCAGCGAGGACGCGCAGGAGATATATGCCTGGGTGGTGGAACCGCGCCTGCGCTGGCTGGACGTGGGCGGCTCCACCCGGTTCCGCACGCGGCTGTCCTCCCCTCCGGACCTCGCCGCGGATATTCAGGTCCGCTTCGTGGAGCGCGACCGACAACAGGCTCGCCTTTGA
- the rplS gene encoding 50S ribosomal protein L19 — MNIIEQLNAEEMAKIEAQRKLPEFSPGDTIRVNVRVTEGNRTRTQAYEGVCIARSGGGLNENFTVRKISYGEGVERVFPVYSPMLEGVDVVRRGKVRRAKLYYLRGRRGKSARIVEATNTRARRLNDEAKAEAAAAKAAKEAANAAKKAEAEAASE; from the coding sequence ATGAACATCATCGAGCAGCTCAACGCCGAGGAAATGGCGAAGATCGAGGCGCAGCGCAAGCTTCCCGAATTCTCGCCGGGCGACACCATCCGCGTGAACGTGCGCGTGACCGAAGGCAACCGCACCCGTACGCAGGCCTATGAAGGCGTGTGCATCGCCCGCTCCGGCGGCGGCCTGAACGAGAACTTCACCGTCCGCAAGATCTCCTACGGCGAGGGCGTGGAGCGCGTGTTCCCGGTCTACTCGCCGATGCTCGAAGGCGTCGACGTCGTGCGTCGCGGCAAGGTGCGCCGTGCCAAGCTCTATTACCTGCGCGGCCGTCGCGGCAAGTCGGCGCGTATCGTGGAAGCGACCAACACCCGCGCGCGTCGCCTGAACGACGAGGCGAAGGCCGAGGCCGCCGCCGCCAAGGCGGCGAAGGAAGCCGCCAACGCGGCGAAGAAGGCCGAAGCCGAGGCCGCGTCGGAATAA
- the trmD gene encoding tRNA (guanosine(37)-N1)-methyltransferase TrmD: protein MTFAATVLSLYPEMFPGPLGVSLAGKALERGDWRLDARQIRDHATDRHRSVDDAPAGGGAGMVLRPDILARAIDAASPSDDPRPRLLMSPRGRPLDQALVRELAAGPGALIVCGRFEGIDQRVIEARDLVEVSIGDYILSGGELAAMVLLDAVVRLLPGVMGNAESGAQESFETGLLEHPHYTRPRDFEGRTIPDVLTSGDHKRIARWRQEQAERLTAERRPDLWHAYRAKRPDPGPKKA from the coding sequence ATGACCTTCGCCGCCACCGTTCTCAGCCTCTATCCGGAGATGTTTCCCGGTCCGCTCGGGGTCTCCCTCGCCGGCAAGGCGCTGGAGCGCGGCGACTGGCGGCTCGACGCGCGGCAGATCCGCGATCACGCGACCGACAGGCACCGCTCGGTCGACGACGCGCCGGCCGGCGGCGGCGCCGGCATGGTGCTGCGCCCGGACATTCTGGCAAGAGCGATCGACGCCGCCAGCCCGAGCGACGATCCGCGCCCGCGTCTCCTGATGAGCCCGCGCGGCCGGCCGCTCGATCAGGCGCTGGTGCGCGAGCTTGCCGCCGGTCCCGGCGCGCTGATCGTCTGCGGCCGCTTCGAGGGCATCGACCAGCGGGTGATCGAGGCGCGCGATCTCGTGGAGGTCTCCATCGGCGACTACATCCTGTCGGGCGGCGAGCTGGCGGCGATGGTTCTGCTCGACGCCGTGGTGCGCCTGTTGCCCGGGGTGATGGGCAACGCCGAAAGCGGCGCGCAGGAGAGCTTCGAGACGGGCCTGCTCGAACACCCCCACTACACCCGGCCGCGCGACTTCGAGGGCCGGACGATCCCCGACGTGCTCACCTCCGGCGACCACAAGCGCATTGCCCGGTGGCGCCAGGAGCAGGCCGAGCGCCTGACCGCCGAGCGCCGGCCCGACCTTTGGCACGCCTATCGGGCAAAACGGCCGGATCCCGGGCCAAAAAAGGCATGA
- a CDS encoding ABC transporter permease, whose product MRPPAPIVPPQAVAGRALTLVVAIMSFLACLTVGAVTVIHEAATDWSNDLVREVTIQIRPAQGLDMLREIDKAIEVAERQPGVGRVAALSDDQTRALLQPWLGAGLDLDTLPVPRLVQVAVDDVTAFDLGALRQAVSDEVAGASVDDHSNWTDRLAAMANAVVLAGIAILALVLGSMVLSVVFATRAAMAGNKDVVEVLHFVGAEDSFVAREFQRHFLLLGLKGGIAGGVCAIVVFVVLGLLADEATGFAAMEQAMALFGGASVGVAGYLGVLAIIFLVTILTAATSRLAVRAHLRRID is encoded by the coding sequence TTGCGGCCGCCCGCGCCCATCGTGCCGCCGCAGGCCGTCGCCGGGCGCGCGCTGACGCTGGTCGTCGCCATCATGAGCTTCCTCGCCTGCCTGACGGTGGGCGCGGTCACCGTCATCCATGAGGCGGCGACCGACTGGTCGAACGATCTGGTGCGCGAGGTCACCATCCAGATCCGCCCGGCGCAGGGGCTCGACATGCTGCGCGAGATCGACAAGGCGATCGAGGTCGCCGAGCGTCAGCCCGGCGTCGGACGCGTCGCGGCGCTGTCCGACGATCAGACACGGGCGCTGCTGCAGCCCTGGCTCGGCGCCGGTCTCGATCTCGACACGCTGCCGGTGCCGCGTCTGGTGCAGGTGGCGGTGGACGACGTGACGGCCTTCGATCTCGGGGCTCTCAGGCAGGCGGTCTCCGACGAGGTCGCGGGCGCGAGTGTCGACGATCATTCCAACTGGACGGACCGGCTGGCGGCCATGGCCAATGCGGTGGTGCTGGCGGGCATCGCGATCCTGGCGCTGGTGCTGGGCTCGATGGTGCTGTCGGTCGTCTTCGCCACGCGCGCGGCGATGGCGGGCAACAAGGACGTGGTCGAGGTGCTGCATTTCGTCGGCGCGGAAGACAGTTTCGTCGCGCGCGAGTTCCAGCGCCACTTCCTGCTGCTCGGCCTGAAGGGCGGGATCGCGGGCGGCGTGTGCGCGATCGTCGTCTTCGTGGTGCTTGGCCTGCTGGCGGACGAGGCGACGGGCTTTGCCGCAATGGAACAGGCGATGGCGCTCTTCGGCGGGGCCTCGGTCGGCGTCGCCGGCTATCTCGGCGTGCTGGCGATCATCTTCCTGGTCACGATCCTGACCGCCGCCACCTCGCGGCTCGCCGTGCGGGCGCATCTGCGCCGCATCGACTGA
- the rimM gene encoding ribosome maturation factor RimM (Essential for efficient processing of 16S rRNA): MSSDQASDLILMARIGAPHGIRGEVRVKGFGDDPLSFADYGPLRTAQGKILEVERARLQKAMAITKFAGVDDRSAAEALNGTELFVPRDALPDLEDADEFYHADLLGLAAVTRDGETLGRIVAVPDFGAGDLLEIAPERGSDSRATFYVPFTREAVPEIDIAGGRVIVVPPADYVDETGDETADGADDGADGDAAKGASES, encoded by the coding sequence GTGTCCTCCGATCAGGCGTCCGACTTGATCCTGATGGCCCGCATCGGGGCTCCGCACGGCATTCGCGGCGAGGTCCGGGTCAAGGGCTTCGGCGACGATCCGCTGTCCTTTGCCGACTACGGACCGCTTCGCACCGCGCAAGGCAAGATCCTCGAGGTCGAACGCGCGCGCCTGCAAAAGGCGATGGCGATCACCAAGTTCGCCGGCGTCGACGACCGCAGCGCCGCCGAGGCGCTGAACGGCACGGAGCTTTTCGTGCCGCGCGATGCCCTGCCGGACCTTGAGGATGCGGACGAGTTCTATCACGCCGACCTGCTCGGCCTCGCCGCCGTGACCCGCGATGGCGAAACGCTGGGCCGGATCGTCGCCGTGCCGGATTTCGGCGCCGGAGACCTGCTCGAGATCGCGCCGGAGCGGGGATCCGACAGTCGTGCGACCTTCTACGTGCCCTTCACGCGCGAGGCGGTGCCGGAAATCGATATCGCGGGCGGACGCGTGATCGTGGTTCCGCCAGCCGATTACGTGGATGAAACGGGGGACGAGACAGCGGACGGAGCAGACGACGGCGCGGATGGCGACGCGGCCAAGGGCGCGTCGGAGAGCTGA
- a CDS encoding response regulator, protein MAHILVAEDDEAVRSFVKRALELDGHTVIAEEDGAAAAERLAAEDGAFDLILSDIKMPVMDGIAFALIAARDHPHVPILLMTGFADQRERANGLEALIHDVVTKPFSLADIRRAVADALQGVVREEAPRRYA, encoded by the coding sequence ATGGCCCACATTCTGGTTGCAGAGGACGATGAGGCTGTCCGCAGCTTCGTGAAACGGGCTTTGGAACTCGACGGCCACACGGTCATCGCGGAAGAGGACGGCGCGGCCGCCGCCGAACGGCTCGCCGCCGAGGACGGCGCCTTCGACCTCATCCTCTCCGACATCAAGATGCCGGTGATGGACGGCATCGCCTTCGCGCTGATCGCCGCCCGCGACCATCCCCATGTCCCGATCCTGCTGATGACCGGCTTCGCCGACCAGCGCGAGCGGGCCAACGGACTGGAAGCGCTCATCCACGACGTGGTGACGAAACCCTTCTCGCTCGCCGACATCCGCCGCGCCGTCGCCGACGCGCTGCAGGGCGTGGTGCGCGAGGAAGCCCCGCGCCGCTACGCCTGA
- the lysA gene encoding diaminopimelate decarboxylase — translation MHHFDYVNDRLHAEDVPIAEIAAAVGTPFYCYSTATLTRHYKVFAEAFKGIPTLVAYAMKANSNQAVLTTLARLGAGMDVVSEGELRRARAAGVPADRILFSGVGKTEAEQAHALDEGILCFNVESEPELVQLSRVATEKGMTARVSLRINPDVDARTHAKIATGKAENKFGIPWGRARAIYAEAAALPGIEVSGIDMHIGSQITELEPFDAAFSRLGGLIAELRADGHAIDHVDLGGGLGIPYRDNNEPPPHPEAYAEVVRKHVEPLECKVIFEPGRMIAGNAGILVTEVIYVKEGADKTFVIVDAAMNDLIRPTLYDAYHEIRPVDRPGADHPRMLADIVGPVCETGDYLGHDREMPRVKAGDRLAVFSAGAYGAVQACTYNTRLLIPEVLVDGNRFAVVRPRPRYEDLIGADVLPAWLAGD, via the coding sequence GTGCATCATTTCGACTATGTGAACGACCGGCTCCATGCCGAGGACGTGCCGATCGCTGAGATTGCGGCGGCCGTCGGCACGCCGTTCTACTGCTATTCGACGGCGACGCTCACGCGTCACTACAAGGTCTTCGCGGAGGCCTTCAAGGGCATTCCGACGCTCGTGGCCTACGCCATGAAGGCCAATTCCAACCAGGCGGTGCTGACCACGCTGGCCCGGCTCGGCGCCGGCATGGACGTGGTGTCGGAGGGCGAATTGCGCCGGGCGCGCGCCGCCGGCGTGCCGGCCGACCGCATCCTGTTTTCCGGCGTCGGCAAGACCGAAGCCGAACAGGCCCATGCGCTCGACGAGGGCATTTTGTGCTTCAACGTCGAAAGCGAGCCGGAACTTGTGCAGCTGTCGCGGGTGGCGACGGAAAAGGGGATGACCGCGCGGGTGTCGCTCAGGATCAATCCGGACGTGGATGCGCGCACCCACGCCAAGATCGCGACCGGCAAGGCGGAGAACAAGTTCGGCATTCCCTGGGGCCGGGCGCGGGCAATCTACGCGGAGGCCGCCGCGCTTCCGGGCATCGAGGTGTCCGGCATCGACATGCACATCGGCTCGCAGATCACCGAGCTGGAGCCCTTCGACGCGGCCTTCTCCCGCCTCGGCGGGCTGATCGCGGAGCTGCGCGCCGACGGACACGCAATCGACCACGTCGATCTCGGCGGCGGGCTCGGCATTCCCTACCGCGACAACAACGAGCCGCCGCCGCACCCGGAAGCCTATGCCGAGGTGGTCCGCAAGCACGTCGAACCGCTTGAGTGCAAGGTGATTTTCGAGCCAGGCCGGATGATCGCCGGCAACGCCGGGATCCTCGTCACGGAGGTGATCTACGTGAAGGAGGGGGCCGACAAGACCTTCGTCATCGTCGATGCGGCGATGAACGATCTGATCCGGCCGACGCTGTACGACGCCTATCACGAGATCCGCCCCGTCGACCGTCCCGGTGCCGACCATCCGCGCATGCTGGCCGATATCGTCGGGCCGGTGTGCGAGACGGGCGACTATCTCGGCCACGACCGGGAGATGCCGCGCGTGAAGGCCGGCGACAGGCTGGCCGTGTTTTCCGCCGGCGCCTATGGGGCGGTGCAGGCCTGCACCTACAACACCCGGCTCCTGATTCCGGAGGTTCTGGTCGACGGGAACCGCTTCGCGGTGGTGCGCCCGCGTCCGCGCTACGAGGACCTTATCGGCGCCGATGTCCTGCCCGCGTGGCTCGCCGGGGACTGA
- a CDS encoding antibiotic resistance protein VanZ, with amino-acid sequence MPIVTVSLPRWIARFAERDYIDLSLSRVLPMAVLIGYGVLVGLVFNTGLQHPWDKVQHLVFFALLTLAIHAFFCCRLRLSAGAAMALGILGEGIQALTPHHHASLLDVAANTVGVALVVGTVVLIRSETRAALAEQADGFEPQDQLSDAPLAASPSAPSSAPSAVSSPVSST; translated from the coding sequence ATGCCCATCGTGACCGTTTCCCTCCCGCGCTGGATCGCACGCTTCGCGGAGCGCGACTACATCGATCTGTCCCTGTCCCGCGTTCTGCCGATGGCGGTGCTGATCGGCTACGGCGTGCTCGTCGGGCTGGTGTTCAACACCGGGCTTCAGCATCCCTGGGACAAGGTGCAGCATCTGGTCTTCTTCGCGCTGCTGACGCTTGCGATCCATGCCTTCTTCTGTTGCCGGCTGCGCCTGTCGGCGGGGGCCGCCATGGCGCTCGGCATTCTCGGCGAGGGCATCCAGGCGCTGACGCCGCACCACCATGCCTCGCTTCTCGACGTGGCGGCCAACACGGTCGGTGTCGCCCTCGTGGTGGGAACCGTGGTGCTGATCCGCTCCGAAACGCGGGCCGCGCTCGCCGAACAGGCGGACGGGTTCGAACCGCAGGATCAGCTCTCCGACGCGCCCTTGGCCGCGTCGCCATCCGCGCCGTCGTCTGCTCCGTCCGCTGTCTCGTCCCCCGTTTCATCCACGTAA